A genomic window from Stigmatopora argus isolate UIUO_Sarg chromosome 13, RoL_Sarg_1.0, whole genome shotgun sequence includes:
- the LOC144087226 gene encoding NAD(P)H dehydrogenase [quinone] 1-like, with translation MASAAKKVLIVYAHQSPGSFNSAAKDVAVEVLTAQGHTVKVSDLYAMKFKASATAEDIIGEVKQTEPFSYPKETKTAWENGKLSADITEEQCKLSEADLIIFQFPMYWFGLPAILKGWIDRVLTPGYAHSKEKRFSQGVFKDKKAVLSFTTGSQESMFSADGINGDMNVTLWPIQNGILHYCGFQVLPPQIFWAPAHLPQEATAAMLQAWHGRLDALMGEAPLCFTPMDCFDSEKGFQLKKEVQEKQADKKVGLTVGIHMGMPVPPNNQMMAGV, from the exons ATGG CATCGGCAGCAAAGAAAGTGCTCATCGTGTATGCCCACCAGAGCCCGGGCTCTTTCAATTCTGCTGCCAAGGATGTTGCTGTGGAAGTTTTGACTGCCCAAGGGCACACTGTCAAAGTGTCTGACCTTTATGCCATGAAGTTTAAAGCGAGTGCTACAGCTGAGGACATAATTG GTGAAGTCAAGCAGACTGAGCCATTCAGTTATCCTAAGGAGACCAAAACTGCGTGGGAGAATGGAAAGCTGTCTGCTGACATCACTGAGGAGCAATGTAAACTTTCAGAAGCTGATCTCATCATCTTCCAA TTCCCCATGTACTGGTTCGGTCTGCCTGCCATCCTGAAGGGTTGGATCGACCGTGTGCTTACTCCTGGCTATGCTCACTCCAAAGAGAAGCGCTTCAGTCAGGGTGTCTTTAAG GACAAAAAAGCTGTTCTGTCATTCACCACTGGCTCTCAGGAATCAATGTTCAGTGCTGATGGTATCAATGGAGACATGAATGTAACACTTTGGCCAATTCAG AACGGCATCCTGCACTATTGTGGCTTTCAAGTTTTGCCGCCACAAATTTTCTGGGCTCCAGCTCATCTGCCCCAGGAGGCCACTGCTGCCATGCTGCAGGCCTGGCATGGTCGCCTAGATGCTCTTATGGGTGAAGCCCCCCTGTGTTTCACACCCATGGACTGCTTTGATAGTGAAAAGGGCTTCCAGCTCAAGAAAGAGGTCCAGGAGAAGCAGGCTGACAAGAAAGTTGGGCTCACTGTGGGAATTCACATGGGAATGCCGGTTCCACCAAACAATCAGATGATGGCTGGAGTCTGA